From one Peredibacter starrii genomic stretch:
- a CDS encoding heavy-metal-associated domain-containing protein: MKISSFFVGLFLSVSVFAARVEVEVNGMSCGMCIESITKEFKSTEKAENISVSLEDKKARFTEVKDKKMSDGEIRSIIKRAGYETGKIRRY; this comes from the coding sequence ATGAAAATTTCATCATTTTTTGTTGGATTATTCCTATCTGTATCGGTCTTCGCTGCGAGAGTAGAGGTCGAAGTTAATGGCATGAGCTGTGGCATGTGTATCGAATCCATCACGAAAGAGTTTAAATCGACAGAAAAAGCTGAGAACATTTCTGTGAGCCTGGAAGACAAAAAAGCCCGTTTCACAGAAGTAAAAGATAAGAAAATGAGTGACGGTGAGATCCGTTCAATCATTAAGCGCGCGGGCTACGAGACTGGAAAAATTCGTCGTTACTAA
- the rimK gene encoding 30S ribosomal protein S6--L-glutamate ligase, which yields MKIGILSRNPKIYSTHRLVKAAISRGHKVKVINPLRCYMNITSSKPMVHYKDQMLDDLDVIVPRIGASITYYGTAVLRQFEMMGVYSMNESTSITRSRDKLRCLQILSRSGIGLPTTSYAHSTKMTEKLIKMVGGAPCVIKLIEGTQGKGVILGDTAKSAESVIDGFRQMKAHFLVQEFIKECNGSDIRAFVIGDKVVASMMRQAKEGEFRSNLHRGGSAVPVKISEEEAAMAVNAAKALGLNVAGVDLLRSHRGPLVLEVNSSPGLQGIETSTGLDIASMMIEYIEQNVGKRDYAG from the coding sequence TTGAAGATTGGTATCCTGTCCCGTAATCCAAAAATTTATTCAACTCACCGTTTGGTGAAGGCCGCTATCTCTCGTGGCCACAAAGTTAAAGTCATTAACCCGCTTCGCTGTTACATGAACATCACTTCGTCAAAACCGATGGTGCACTACAAGGACCAGATGCTTGATGATCTGGATGTGATCGTTCCGCGAATTGGCGCTTCAATTACTTATTATGGGACTGCGGTCCTTCGTCAGTTTGAAATGATGGGTGTTTATTCGATGAATGAATCAACTTCTATCACTCGTTCGCGGGATAAACTGCGCTGTCTTCAAATTCTATCTCGCTCGGGAATTGGTCTACCAACGACGAGTTATGCCCACTCAACCAAGATGACAGAGAAACTCATCAAGATGGTGGGGGGTGCCCCTTGTGTGATTAAACTCATCGAAGGAACTCAGGGCAAAGGAGTGATCCTCGGTGATACCGCAAAATCTGCTGAGTCAGTAATTGATGGGTTCCGCCAGATGAAGGCCCACTTCCTGGTTCAGGAATTTATCAAAGAATGTAATGGCTCTGATATTCGTGCCTTCGTGATTGGTGACAAAGTTGTGGCGAGCATGATGAGACAAGCAAAAGAAGGTGAGTTCCGTTCTAACCTTCACCGCGGGGGCTCTGCTGTTCCGGTAAAAATTTCTGAAGAAGAAGCGGCAATGGCCGTGAATGCTGCAAAAGCATTGGGACTGAATGTTGCGGGTGTGGACTTACTTCGCTCGCACCGTGGTCCACTGGTCCTGGAAGTAAACTCTTCGCCTGGACTTCAGGGAATTGAAACTTCGACTGGGCTTGATATCGCCAGCATGATGATTGAATACATCGAGCAAAACGTAGGTAAGAGAGACTACGCCGGTTAG
- a CDS encoding flavodoxin domain-containing protein codes for MIHILFGSQSGNAQNLAHVIGDSLNDNGHVAEVHDMGEMNPEEIQNIQTLIIVTSTYGDGEPPDNASEWMSYVKFDEELKLSHLRYAVIGLGDTYYPHFCQAGKDFDHYLSKRDAHAMLKRLDCDLYYEEQYPEWLKELLGVLKNHQEE; via the coding sequence ATGATTCATATCCTCTTCGGCAGTCAGAGTGGAAACGCTCAGAATCTTGCCCATGTCATTGGTGATTCCTTAAACGACAACGGCCACGTTGCTGAAGTTCACGACATGGGTGAGATGAATCCGGAAGAAATTCAAAACATTCAAACTCTCATCATCGTGACTTCAACTTATGGAGACGGTGAACCACCTGACAATGCTTCAGAGTGGATGAGCTATGTGAAGTTTGATGAGGAGTTGAAGCTCTCGCATCTTCGTTACGCGGTGATTGGTTTGGGTGACACGTACTACCCGCATTTTTGCCAAGCAGGAAAAGACTTTGATCATTACCTGTCTAAACGAGATGCCCATGCGATGCTTAAACGTCTGGACTGTGATTTATATTATGAAGAACAGTATCCAGAATGGTTAAAAGAACTCTTGGGAGTGTTAAAAAATCATCAGGAAGAGTAA
- a CDS encoding MerC domain-containing protein, whose protein sequence is MKKVWDRLGIAFSSACVVHCILVAFLPIFFPAISAYTHSTWVHVVVGFIILFTSPLAFIPGYRKHGLTWIIGTAVSGLFFILLGIMLEGRFSDQVSHGVSIFGSVLLVFAHAKNLQHSHRHQHQCC, encoded by the coding sequence ATGAAAAAAGTTTGGGATCGTCTTGGTATAGCTTTTTCATCGGCCTGTGTTGTCCACTGTATTCTAGTGGCGTTCCTTCCTATTTTCTTTCCTGCGATCTCTGCCTACACTCACTCAACTTGGGTTCACGTTGTAGTCGGCTTTATTATTCTCTTCACTTCACCTCTCGCTTTCATTCCTGGATACCGTAAGCACGGTCTTACTTGGATCATTGGAACTGCTGTGAGCGGTTTGTTCTTCATCCTTCTTGGAATCATGCTAGAGGGTCGCTTCAGCGATCAGGTAAGCCACGGAGTTTCGATCTTCGGCTCGGTATTACTGGTATTCGCTCATGCCAAAAATCTTCAGCATTCGCACCGTCATCAGCATCAGTGTTGTTAA
- a CDS encoding type B 50S ribosomal protein L31, with the protein MKKGIHPVYRDVVFKDVSCDFEIITKSTIKTTDKITVNGVEYPLFKVDISSGSHPFYTGTQRVMDTEGRVDRFKKKYGKK; encoded by the coding sequence ATGAAAAAAGGTATTCACCCAGTTTACAGAGACGTAGTTTTCAAAGACGTATCTTGTGATTTCGAAATCATCACTAAATCAACAATCAAAACAACAGATAAAATCACTGTTAACGGTGTTGAGTATCCACTATTCAAAGTTGATATCTCTTCAGGTTCACACCCATTCTACACTGGTACTCAGCGTGTTATGGATACTGAAGGACGTGTTGACCGTTTCAAAAAGAAATACGGGAAAAAATAA